From Leptidea sinapis chromosome 3, ilLepSina1.1, whole genome shotgun sequence, a single genomic window includes:
- the LOC126979468 gene encoding uncharacterized protein LOC126979468, which yields MRFIVVFALAVFSIASGVPVTTKHVEEILMTSSHDLRNRFLGDILRNVLEAVRDIMKNGSGSIPVLDPLQIESLRVDEDLIGIPGVYITLGGMNVENLSTFVVDTMDVHLESLLAQRYRIEFEGYIPEVNANANRYSMDVNINNMAIKGNGGMKLKVTQPKLKGTLVVSLSMNNGIYLTIRDCTLAFSLDTFEPEITGLFENAVSSQLVSSFLKSLVPELMVAYENDINQFLSEAVLTYGNMFLQDFDLGSLLNP from the exons ATGAGGTTCATAGTAGTTTTCGCTCTGGCCGTATTTAGTATCGCATCGGGAGTTCCTGTGACAACAAAACATGTAGAAGAAATACTCATGACCAGCT CTCACGATTTAAGGAATAGATTCCTTGGGGATATTTTGAGGAATGTTCTGGAAGCAGTAAGGGATATTATGAAAAATGGATCTGGTAGTATACCAGTACTAGACCCACTACAAATAGAGTCGCTGAGAGTTGATGAGGATCTGATTGGCATTCCAGG GGTGTACATTACACTTGGAGGCATGAATGTTGAAAATCTAAGCACCTTTGTAGTAGATACAATGGATGTTCACCTTGAATCTCTTTTGGCTCAACGATACAGAATAGAGTTCGAAGGGTATATCCCAGAAGTCAACGCTAACGCaa ATAGGTACAGTATGGatgtcaatattaataatatggcgATTAAAGGAAACGGCGGTATGAA ATTGAAGGTAACGCAACCGAAACTCAAGGGAACACTGGTTGTTTCATTATCAATGAATAATggaatttatttaacaattcgTGACTGCACTCTAGCTTTCAGTTTGGATACTTTTGAG CCGGAAATAACTGGATTGTTCGAGAACGCCGTATCCAGTCAGTTGGTATCATCATTCTTGAAGTCACTTGTGCCAGAACTGATGGTGGCGTATGAG AATGACATCAATCAATTCCTGAGTGAAGCGGTATTGACGTATGGCAACATGTTCCTCCAGGACTTTGACCTTGGCAGTCTACTGAACCCTTGA